Genomic segment of Glutamicibacter sp. JL.03c:
GCAGCCAAGGCCGGCATCGTGGGCATGGTGCGCACCTGGGCCCTGGAAATGAAGCGCGCCGGCATTGCCGTCAACGCCGTCATCCCGGTAGCTGCCACCGAAATGACCAAGACCGTTCCGTATTTCGCCAAGGCCGTCGAGGCCGATGAGCGAGGCGAGGCCATGCCTGGCTTCTTCCGCAAGGATCTGGGCTTCGGCACCGCAGACGATGTTGCCGGACTGATCGCATTTCTGGCTTCCGAGGAAGCAGGCGGAATCACTGGCCAGGCCATTGGCGCCGGCGGCGACCGCCTGCAGTTATGGAGCCACCCGGAGGCCATCGCCTCGGAGTTCAACGACGGCGGCTGGGACTATGCAACGCTTCAGGAGCGGTTCCCCTTCGCAGGTAACCAGCAGTCCGTTGGCGAGAAGTTCCCAGAGCTTCCTGAGGAACTCCGCCCGGAACCAGCCAAGTAACTCCCGGAGGAAATACCGTGACTGCACGCTATGAACTAGGGGTCGACTTCGCGGCTTTGGATGCCATCGATATGCACGTGCATCTTGAAGTCGATGAGTGCGGCCACAAGGCCATGCCGGAAGATCTCTTCGATGCCTCGGCGGCGTACTTCAAGTCGGAAGACCGGACCCCGTCCATCGACAGCATTGCGCAGCTCTACCGCGAGCAGAAGATGGCAGCGGTCGTCTTCACCGTCGACGCGCGCACCGCCCTGGGGCATGAGCCGAACTCCATCGAGGACCTGGTGGAAGGCTGTGCGCGGAACAATGACGTGCTGATTCCCTTCGGTTCGGTGGATCCGTGCCGCGGGCAGCAGGCGATCGACGACGCGAGGTACCAGGCAGAAACCCTGGGGGTGCGCGGCTTCAAGTTCCATCCGTCATTGCAGGGCTTCGACCCGAGCGATGAGAGCTTCTACCCGCTCTGGGAGACATTGCAGGAACTGGGATTGCCCTGCATTTTCCACACTGGGCAGAACGGAATGGGCGCCGGGCTACCCGGCGGCCGAGGCATCAAGCTGCGCTACTCCAATCCGCTGCTGCTGGACGATGTTGCCGCGGACTTCCCGCACCTGGTCATCATCATGGCGCACCCTTCGGTGCCGTGGCAGGACGAGGCGAACTCGATCGCCACGCACAAGGCGAATGTCTATATTGACCTCTCTGGCTGGAGCCCCAGGTATTTCCCCGGCTCACTGGTGAAAATGGGAAATAACGTGCTTTCGCGCAAGCTGCTGTTCGGCACCGACTTCCCGCTGATCACGCCACAGAAATGGCTGGGCGCATTCGCTGATCTGGAGCTCAATGATGAGGTCCGTCCGGGAATCCTGAAGGGCAACGCGCTGCGCGTGCTGGGGGTGGATAGCTGATGGAAGCCGTTGCCACCAGTGACTTCTTCGGGTTCAGGGATCTGCTCAGCGAGGCCGAGCGCAGTGCGCTGTCGCGCCTTCGTGGTCTGCTGCAGGAGCATGTGCGCCCGGTGCTTGACGACTACTGGGAACGCGGGGAATTCCCGGAGCGGATCGTCGCGCCGCTGGTCGATGCCCAGCTGATGGAGCCAGCAGAAGTCCTCCAAGCCAGCCAGCGTCCCTCGGGCCTATACGCCGGTTTCCGCAACTTCGAGCTGGGACGCATGGATGCCTCGGTCGCCACCTTTTACAACGCGCAATCGGGCCTGTTCCGCACCACCGTGAATCTCGGAGGCAGCCCAGAACAGGTGGCGCAGCTGGATCCGCAGATCACGTCCTTCGCCTGCAGGGGAGTGTTCGCCCTGACCGAGCCGGAACACGGCTCGGACATCGCCGGCGGGCTGGCCACCACGGCACAGCAAGAGCAGCGCGACGGGCAAGACGGCTGGCTGATCAAGGGGGCAAAGCGCTGGATCGGTGGCGCCAGCCAGGCAGATGTGCTGGCGGTTTTCGCCCGCGATCAGTCCGATTCCCAGGTCAAGTGCTTCCTCGTGCCCACAGATGCGCATGGCGTGAAGATGAGCAAGATTCCGGGCAAGACCAGCCTGCGCATCATGCAGAACGCGGATATCGAGCTGTCCGGAGTCTGGGTACCGGCTTCGGCCCGGCTGCAAAGGATCAACTCCTTCGCGGACGTGGCGGCCTGCCTGCGCAATATGCGTTCGGATGTCGCCTGGATTGCCACCGGCGTGTGCTTCGGAGCCTATGAATCGGCCCGCGACTACGTCGCCAGGCGCAGCCAGTTCGGCAAGCCGCTGGGCTCCTTCCAGCTCATCCAGGAAAAGCTGGCGCACATGCTTTCCAATGCCACCGCTTGCTTGGCCATGGTGGTGCGGCTGACCCAGCAGCAGGAGGCCGGTGTCTACCGCGACGAGAACTCGGCGATGGCCAAGATGTTCACGGCCCGGATGCTGCGCGAGACCGCGGCGCTGGCCAGGGACGCTTGCGGAGGCAACGGCATCTTGCTTGAGAACAGCGTGGCCCGCCATCAAGCGGATGCCGAAGCCATCTATTCCTACGAGGGAACCCATGAGATCAATTCGCTGATCATCGGGCGGGCCATTACCGGCGTCAGCGCCTTCCGCTAGTGACCGCAGCACCGCTCGTTGGCAATCAACCACTACAACATCAGGAGAAACACCATGGCACCGACCATTTTGGATTACGCAGACCTCGCCACCGCCAAGGGCAAGGATCTGGGATACAGCGAATACCGCGTGGTCACGCAGGAGCAGGTCAACACCTTTGCCGACGCGACCGATGACCACCAGTGGATCCACACCGATCCGGAAAAGGCCAAAGGCGGTCCCTTCGGCGGCCCGATTGCCCACGGCTACCTGACCCTGAGCCTGCAGATCGCTTTCTGGACCGAGCTCTTCGACGTGTCCGGAGTGAAGACCAAGGTCAACTACGGCCTGGAAAAAGTCCGTTTTCCATCTCCTGTGCCTGTGGGTGCCAAGGTCCGGATGAAGGCCGAAATCGCCGACGTGGAAGAGGTCAAGGGCGGCTACCAGATCGCCGTGGACCAGGTGGTTGAAGTGGAGGGCGGCACGAAGCCGGCCGTGGTTTCCCGCGGACTCTACCGCTTCTACGCCTAGTCCGCAGTGCTGCTGGCCTGCGCTGCAACCGCATCGATCGACCTAACGAAAAGAGTGACAGATGTTGAATAAAGGGTTTGGCAACTGGATCCACCGGCGCCGGGTGAAGTCCGAGAAGCAGGTTGCGGTGATCCATGCGGGGGTCAGCCTGAGCTACGCTCAGCTGGCAGAACGCATCGACAGGCTCAGCAGCGCCTTGGCTGCCCAGGGCATTGCCCGGGGCAGCCGGGTGGCGTTCCTCGGTGCCAACCACGCCGCCTATCTGGAGACCATGTTCGCCGCCACGCAACTCGGAGCGCTGTTCGTTCCGCTCAACGTGCGCCTGGCTCCGCGGGAACTGAACTTCGCCTTGCGCGATTCGGGCAGCGAAGTGCTGGTCTATGTCGAGAACTTCGCCGCCGAGGCGCAAGCCGCAATCGAGGGCAGCCCGGTGGCCCAGGCCTGGGACGTCGCGCTGGTTCCCTGCGAGGACAGCGCCTACGAACGGGCGTTGCAGTCTGGCGTTGCAACGCACCGGGATCTGGTCGTGGAACTCGAAGACCCGGCTATCATCCTCTACACCTCGGGCACCACTG
This window contains:
- a CDS encoding MaoC family dehydratase → MAPTILDYADLATAKGKDLGYSEYRVVTQEQVNTFADATDDHQWIHTDPEKAKGGPFGGPIAHGYLTLSLQIAFWTELFDVSGVKTKVNYGLEKVRFPSPVPVGAKVRMKAEIADVEEVKGGYQIAVDQVVEVEGGTKPAVVSRGLYRFYA
- a CDS encoding acyl-CoA dehydrogenase family protein, encoding MEAVATSDFFGFRDLLSEAERSALSRLRGLLQEHVRPVLDDYWERGEFPERIVAPLVDAQLMEPAEVLQASQRPSGLYAGFRNFELGRMDASVATFYNAQSGLFRTTVNLGGSPEQVAQLDPQITSFACRGVFALTEPEHGSDIAGGLATTAQQEQRDGQDGWLIKGAKRWIGGASQADVLAVFARDQSDSQVKCFLVPTDAHGVKMSKIPGKTSLRIMQNADIELSGVWVPASARLQRINSFADVAACLRNMRSDVAWIATGVCFGAYESARDYVARRSQFGKPLGSFQLIQEKLAHMLSNATACLAMVVRLTQQQEAGVYRDENSAMAKMFTARMLRETAALARDACGGNGILLENSVARHQADAEAIYSYEGTHEINSLIIGRAITGVSAFR
- a CDS encoding amidohydrolase family protein; this translates as MTARYELGVDFAALDAIDMHVHLEVDECGHKAMPEDLFDASAAYFKSEDRTPSIDSIAQLYREQKMAAVVFTVDARTALGHEPNSIEDLVEGCARNNDVLIPFGSVDPCRGQQAIDDARYQAETLGVRGFKFHPSLQGFDPSDESFYPLWETLQELGLPCIFHTGQNGMGAGLPGGRGIKLRYSNPLLLDDVAADFPHLVIIMAHPSVPWQDEANSIATHKANVYIDLSGWSPRYFPGSLVKMGNNVLSRKLLFGTDFPLITPQKWLGAFADLELNDEVRPGILKGNALRVLGVDS